The following nucleotide sequence is from Solidesulfovibrio carbinolicus.
CTGGTCATCCACTGCTACGACCACCATCCCGACACCGACGAGGATGTCTCCGCCGCCCTGTCCGTGGTGAAAAACTGGGGCTCAACCACCGGCATCCTCATGGACGCCATCATGGAAAAGGGCCTGCCCCTGACCCCGGACGAGGCCACCATCCTGGGCCTTGGCATCTATGAGGATACCGGCTCCTTCACCTTCGCCTCCACCACCGAGCACGATCTGGCCGCCGCCGCCTGGCTGCGCTCTCGCGGCATGGACGTGGGCGTCATCGCCGACCTCATGACCCGGGAGCTGTCCTCGGAACAGATCACCATCATGAGCCAGCTCATCGAGACGGCGCAAACCCACGACATCAACGGCATCGAGGTGGTCATCGCCGAGGCCACCTCCGACCAGTACATCGGCGACTTCGCCCTGCTCGTCCACAAATTCCTGGACATGGAAAACCTGCGGGTGCTTTTTGCCATCGGCCTCATGAACGACCGGGTGCACCTGGTCGCCCGTTCACGCACCCCGGACGTGGACGTGGGCAAGATCTGCTCGGCCCTGGGCGGCGGCGGCCACCCCTACGCCGCCTCGGCCTCCATCAAAAACATGACCCTGACCCAGGTGCGCGAAGAGCTTTTCGGCTTGCTCTACGCCCAGATCAATCCGCAGATCCACGCCCGCCAGCTCATGAGCAAGCCGGCCGTGTCCATCGAGGACAGCGCCACCATGCGCCGGGCCGAGGAGATCATGACCCGCTACGGCTTAAAAGCCTTGCCCGTGGTGGCCAAGGGCGGCCGGCGTTGCGTGGGGGTCATTGAGCACGACATCATGGACAAAGCCATCAACCACGGCCTGGGCGAGGTGCCGGTGTCCGAATACATGATGCGCGATCCGGCCGTCATCACCCCCGACACGGACCTCTACGCCGTCATGGAAGTGATCCTCGGCCGCCGCCAGCGTCTGGCCCCGGTGGCCGAAGACGACAAGCTCGTCGGCGTCGTCACCCGCACCGATCTGGTCAACACCCTGGTCAAGGAGCCGTCCCGCATCCCGGAATCGCTTTTGCCCGAGCGCAAAAAAGACCGCAACGTGGCTGGAATGCTGCGCGAGCGCCTGCCCAAAAAGCTGCTCGCCCTGCTCAAGCAGGCCGGTGAACTCGGCCAGCAGACCGGCCACGCCGTCTACGTGGTCGGCGGCTTTGTCCGCGATCTGCTCCTCAAGCACCCCAACTTTGACGTGGATCTGGTGGTCGAGGGCGACGGTGTGGCCTATGCCGCCGAACTGGCCCGCATCTACGGCGGCCGTTACAAATCCCACCCCAAGTTCAAGACCGCCGTGGTCATCCTGCCCGACGGCCAGCGGGTGGACGTGGCCACCGCCCGCCTGGAATACTACGAATACCCGGCCGCCCTGCCCACGGTGGAACTCTCTTCCATCAAAATGGACCTGTACCGCCGGGATTTCACGGTCAACGCCCTGGCCTTGCACCTCTCGCCCGAGCGCTTCGGCGATTTGGTCGACTTCTTCGGGGCCCAGCGCGACATCAAGGACCGGGTGCTGCGGGTGCTCCACTCCTTAAGCTTCGTCGAGGACCCCACCCGCATCGTGCGCGCCATCCGTTTCAGCGAGCGCTTCGGCTTCCGCATCGGCGGCCAGACCGACCGGCTGATCAAAAACGCCGTGCGCCACAGCTTTTTCCACAAGCTCTCCGGCTCCCGGGTCATGCACGAACTGCGGCTCATTTTCGAGGAGAAAACGCCGCTGTCCTGCCTGCGCCGGATGCAGGACTACAAGCTCCTGGCCGCCATTCATCCGCTCCTGGCGCTGACGCCCTCCAAGGAAGCCGTGCTCCTGGAAGTGGAAAACGTCATTAACTGGTACCGCCTGCTCTACATCGAACCCCAGCCCCTGGTCTGGATGCTCTACTTCCTGGGGCTTTGCACGGGCCTTGACCCGGAACAGTTCGCCATCATCGCCCGCCGCCTCAACTTCTCCAAACGCCAGGCGGCCGAGATGGCCGCCCTGCGCCAGCAGATCCGCGACACCGCCCAAGGCATCTTCAACTGGGAATACCACAAGGGGCCGCCCTCGGAGCTCTATTTCCTCCTCGAACCCATGCCCCTTGAAGGCGCGCTCTACCTCATGGCCCGCAACCCCCGCGAGCCGCTGCAGAAGTACGTGTCCCTGCACCTGACCACGCTGCGCCACAAGCGGGTGGAGGTCACGGGCAACGACCTCAAGGCCTTGGGCGTCGAGGCCGGGCCGCGCTACGCCGACATCCTGCGCCGGGTGGTCGGCGCGGCTATCGACGGGCTGGCCGTGTGCCGGGCCGAACAGCTTGAACTGGCCCGCCGCCTGGCCAAGGGCGAACCCGTGGCTCCCCTCCTCGCCCGCCAACCCGGCGGCGATCGTTGCCAGTTGCCCATGGAGAGTGAGGAGAGAGAAGAAAAGATGCCGGCGGCCGGGGGGGATTATCCCCCCCGGACCCCCTAACCCGTTTCTTTATCTAGGGGGTCTGGGGGCCTCAGGCCCCAGCCGCCAAGGCATCTTCATTCTCCACGTCTCGACATTTGGCGCGCTTGGCCCTAGATTGTGGGCCTTCACGCGTCACCTTCAAGCTTGCCCAAGGATATTCCCATGCCCTGTCCCCGCTTTACCGTCACCGGTCCGGCCGATTTCGGGGCGCTTCGCGCCCTGCTCGCCACTCGCGAGGAGGCGGCCGGCGACGCCGAGGAAAAAGTCCGCCGCATCCTGGCCGACGTGGCCGAGCGCGGCGACGCCGCCCTGGTGGAACTGACCCGCGATTTCGACTGCAAGACCTTCGACGCCTCCTGTCTGCGCGTGCCCGCCGCCGACATCGAGGCCGGCAAAAACGCCATCCCCGCCGCCGACCTAGCCATCATTGAGGAAGCCGCGGCCAACATCCGCGACTTCCATGAGCGCCAGAAGGAACAGTCCTGGTGGGTTCCGTCCCCGGGCGGCACCATGCTCGGCCAGATCGTCACCCCGGTGGACGCCGCCGGGTGCTATGTGCCCGGAGGGCGCGGCGGCGAAACGCCGCTTATTTCGAGCCTGCTCATGAACGCCATCCCGGCCGCCGTGGCCGGCGTGCCGCGCATCGTGGCCGTGTCCCCGCCCCGGGCCGACGGCACGCTCAATCCCTACATCCTGGCCGCCGCCGCCGTGTGCGGCGTCACCGAGATCTACCGCCTGGGCAGCGCCTGGGCCATCGCCGCCCTGGCCTACGGCACGGAGACCATCGCCCCGGTGGACGTGGTGGTCGGGCCGGGCAACATCTACGTCACCACGGCCAAGCGCCTGCTCATCGGCCGCATCGGCATCGATATGATCGCCGGGCCAAGCGAGATCGCCATCCTGGCCGACTCCACGGCCAACCCCGAATGGCTGGCCGCCGACATGCTGTCCCAGGCCGAGCACGACCCCATGGCCGCCGCCGTGTGCTTAAGCGACGACAAGGCGCTTTTGGACGCCACCTGCGCCGAGCTGGCCAAGCAAGTGGCCGCCCTGCCCAGAAACGACATCGCCGCCGCCTCTCTCTCCCACTTCGGGGCTTTGGTCGCCGTGCCCGACCTCGACGTCGGCATGGAACTCATAAACGCCATCGCGCCTGAGCATTTCGAGCTGTGCGTGGCCGATCCCTGGGCCATGGTCGGCAAGGTGCGCCACGCCGGCGCGGTATTCATGGGGCATCACTGCCCCGAACCGGTCGGCGACTATTTCGCCGGCCCCAACCATGTGCTGCCGACCATGGGCACAGCCCGGTTCTCCTCGGCCCTGTCCGTGTCCACCTTTACCAAGAAAACCAGCCTGATTGCCGCCGCCCCGAGCTACGTGGCCGCCAACGGCCCCAAGATCGCCCGGCTGGCCAGGCTCGAAAACCTCGAAGCCCACGCCCGCAGCGTGGAATGCCGTCTGAAATAAGCAAGGAGCGCCATATATGCACGCCGTGACCGAAACCGACATCAAGGCCTACCCCCTGCGTTCCCGGGGCAAGGTGCGCGACATTTACGACCTCTCGCCGGACAGCCTGCTTTTGGTCACCACCGACCGCATCTCGGCCTATGACGTCATCATGCCCGACCCCATTCCGCTCAAGGGCGTGATCCTCAACCAGATTACGCTTTTTTGGATGGACATGTTCAAGGACATGGTTCCCAACCACCTGATCGCCTCGGACGTGGCCGAGTATCCCGCGCCGCTGGCTCCCTACGCCGCCGATCTGGCCGGCCGGTCGGTGGTGGCCAAAAAGGCCAAGCCCCTGCCCATCGAGTGCATCGTGCGCGGCTTTATCACCGGCTCGGGCCTCAAGGACTATCAGGCCACGGGTTCGGTCTGCGGCCATGCCCTGCCGCCCGGGCTGGTGGAATCGCAAATCCTGCCCGAACCCCTCTTCACCCCGTCCACCAAGGCCGATCTCGGGGCCCATGACGAAAACATCACCCTGGACACGGCCAAGGAGATGCTGGGCAGCGCGCTTTTCGCCAAGGTCGAGGTCACGAGCCTGGCCATGTACGCCAAGGCCCGGGACTACGCCCGGGAGCGCGGCATCATCATCGCCGACACCAAATTCGAGTTTGGGCTTATCGATGGCGAGCTGATCCTCATCGACGAGGTGCTGACCCCCGATTCCTCGCGGTTCTGGCCGGCCGAGGGCTATCAGGCCGGCAAGTCCCAGCCGAGTTACGACAAGCAGTACCTGCGCGACTGGCTGGTTTCCATTGGCTTCAACAAGCAGCCGCCGGCCCCGAATCTGCCCCAGGACGTCGTGGCCAAGACCCAGGAAAAGTACCTGGCGGCCTACGAGCTGCTGACCGGAAAAAAATTGGCCTAGGCAGCATTTTTTGCTTGCCAAGGCCACGGGTTCTTTGTAATTACCACCGTCTCGCGGAGAGGTGTCCGAGCGGCCGAAGGAGTACGATTGGAAATCGTATGTACCTTAACGGGTACCGAGGGTTCAAATCCCTCCCTCTCCGCCACAGTTTTCAGGGAAGTCGGATGGCGGGTGCGCCGCCAACCCCGTCAGGTCCGAAAGGAAGCAGCGGTAACGGTTGCAGCCGGGTGTCCGGCTTCCCTTAAAAGCGCGAGGCAACTCGCGCTTTTTTTTCTGCTGTTCTGGCCCGCCCAACGTCGAATATTCAGGCTTGCCATGAAAAAATCCCTCCAGAATGTCTTGTTGGTTTGTGCCTCGCTGCTTCTGGCGTTTGTGTTCGTGGAAGCTGGTGCACGATTTTGGCTGGCGCACAAATATCTTCTCGGCAATTTCAAGACGACGTCCACATTTGTCCAAAGCGATGCCGAACAGCCGGGAAATACCGATCCTCTGGGCTGGGAGACGCCCAACAGGACACACTTCTACTACGTCTACGACGAAAAATCCGACATCGTTTGGAAGTCCATATACCATTTCAACAACATGGGGCTTGTTTCCAGACGAAACTATGATCCGGTCAAAAAAACTGGCGAGTATCGAATCGCCATCATTGGCGATTCGTTTACGGCATCCGTGCAAATGATGGAGCCTTGGCCAGACCGGCTGGAGGACGTTCTTAACACGGACAAAGCCCTCAAAGACAAGCTCGGCGTCACCACGTTCAAAGTCTACAACCTTGGCATGTATGCGGCCGGTTTTCCCGATTTCGTGAATTTGGCCAGGATCGCCCAAAAGCTCAATCCAGATATGGTGATCGTCAACTTTATTGCCGCTGATTTCCCTCGATGCAACAATTGCACGACGGAAATCGACAATCCCCTCAAGGATAAAGCCAAGCAGTTGGTCAGCGGCGAAATTCCTGTCCCGATCGATGCCGAGGGCAAGGAAGTCGGCTACTTGCGCGTGTCCTGCGAACAGCCGCCAGTGGATTTTTCCAACGACACTTGCCGCCACTCGTATAATTTGTCTCTGCCGCCGGAGATTGCCGCCGATCCGACCAAGGTCCGCAAAGTGAAGCAGGAAGTGGTCAGCCGGTTTCTGCGTGGCCAACTGTTGACATCCTTTTACCCGTATTCCATAGCCATGGCCTTGGGGAAATCGCCGTCCCTGACCGACCTGCGTCATCCGGAGTGGTTCAAGGGACCGGAAACGAGAAAGCGCGAATTGACTCAGGAAGAAATCATTCTCCAGGCAGCGGACAGCATGAAAGCCATCCGCGACATGTTTCCCGGCAAGATGTTTTTCGGGATGCTCAATCCGACCTATGACGATCTGACGTGGCAGCCGGCCGAAGACACGACCAAGGCGTTGCTTGCTGCCGCGCCCTGGCTCTCGGTGAAACTGATGCGGGAATATCTGCCCAAGGACAAATCCAAGGAAGAGATGTACGCGTGGTTCTGCCTGCCCCATGACGGCCATATGAGCGACAAGGGCGGCGAGGTCTACTCCTTGGCCACGGCCCGGGTCATCGAGGAGGTCCTTGGCAAGCCCTAACCGCATCTCCTCTCAGGTCCCAGCAAACAAACGCCGGGATTTGCTGGAGTCAGCAATTGTTTTGATCCCGAACGGCGAAATGCGCCTGCGGCTTACAGGGACGCGGTCCTAGTCCGCCAGAAAGGCCAGCTCTTTTTCGGCAAAGCCCAGGGCTTCCCCGCGCAGATACCCGGCCTTGATGCCGTGGCGCAAAAGCTCTCCCAGATTCAGCGGAGCGGCCACGGGCAGGGGAAAGTGCACCCGCAGGCTTTGCGGCCGCTTGTCCACGAAGACGAAAAGCGACGCCTTGCCTAGCCCTTTTTCGGCAAAAGCCCGAGCCGCTTCCACGGCCGTGCCGCCCGAGCTCAGCACGTCGTCCACAAGGACCACGGCCCCGCCCTTTTCGCCGCCAAACACCTGGCCGGACAGCCCCTTTTCCGAGGCGTCGGCCCGAAAAAGGGCCAACGGCAGGTCGAAACGGCCGGCAAAGGCCCCGCACAGCACCGGCGAAAGCAGGCTCGACACGCTGCCCAGGGTCAACTCCCGGCCTTCCAGCCATTCCCCGAACACGTCGCCGCAAAGAGCCAGATTGGCCGACTCGCAGACGAAATGGCGCAGCGACACGTAGACATGGCTCTGGCGGCCGGATTTGAGGGTGATGGGCGCGTTTTGCACCACCACCGCCCCGGCTTCCCAGCAACGCTCCATAAGGGCCTGGGCAAGGGCGATCACTGGGCCGTCTCCCGGTGGGCGTCGTACATGGCCAGATGTTCGCGCAACATCTCCGGGATGGGCAGGCGGAGGGTGTGGTGCATGGACGGACTCCTTTGGCCGCCCGGACGGCGGCGAACTGGCGGATTGGTCCGTGTTGTGACGCCGGCCCTGGCTGCTGTCAATGCGTGGGCTTGCCTGGGCCGTCCTGGCCGGCTTTTTGTCCGGCGGCCTCAAAATATAAACTTGCCGCCACGCCCGCCAGGCAAAGGCTTCCGGCCAGGGCTATGGCCACGGGCGCGCCGAGCAGGCTGGCCGCGCCGCCGGCCAGAAGCGAACCAAAGGGGGCCATGCCGACCAGAGTGACGGCATACAGCGCCATGACCCGGCCCCGCATGGCGTCCGGGGTGCGCAATTGGAGAATGGTGTTGGAGGCGGCGAAAAAAAGAATCAGGCAAAAGCCCAGGACGGCGGCGATGACAGCCGAAAGAGCATAACTGCGGGAGGCGGCAAAGGCCATCATGCACAGCCCCACCCCAAGCCCGCAGACCGCCCGCCAACGCGACAGGCCCCGGCTTTCGCGCCGAAGGGCCAAGGTCACGGCCGCGACCACGCTGCCCGCGCCCATGGAGGCGGTCATAAAGCCCAGCTCCCGCGCGCCCTGGCCAAGGACGGCGTTGACCACCACCGGCAACAGCACCATGACCACCGACACAAACAGGCTTACCACCACCAGGGCGCTTAAGATGGCGCGAATCTTCTCGTCGCCATAGGCGTAGGCCAGCCCCTGGCGGATGGCCCCGACGGCCGGCGGACAGGCGGCCAAAGGCGCGGCCGGCGGCAGACGCATGGCGGCCAGGGCGGCGATGACGGCCAAGTAGCTGACCCCATTTAAAAAAAAGCACCAGCCCTCGCCGAGGGCGGCCACAAGCAGGCCGGCCAGGGCCGGACCGAGCACCCGGGCGCTGTTGAACATGGAGGAATTGAGCGCAATGGCGTTGTGCAGGTCGTCGCGGCCCACCATGTCCACCACAAAGGCCTGGCGCGTGGGCATCTCCACGGCGTTGACCAGGCCCAGGAAGGCGGCCAAGCCGACTACCTGCCACAGGACAGCCGTGCCGGAAAGGGCCAGCCAGGCGAGCGTCAGGGCTTGGACCATGGCGGCGGCCTGGGCCAGGATGAGGATGCGGCGCTTGTTGCCCCGGTCGGCCAGACAGCCGCCCCAAAGGCCGAAGACAAAGACCGGGATATGGCTGGCGAACCCGGTCAGCCCCAGGGCCAGGCTGGAGCCGGTCAGGCGGTAGACCAGCCAGGACACGGCCACGGACTGCATCCAGGTGCCGGTCAGGGAGATGAACTGCCCGGCGAAAAACAGCCGAAAATTGCGGTGGCGAAACGAACGCAACAGCAATTCCCGGGCTTTGGCGTTTGGAGTCGGCATGGGAAACGAAGAGACGCGCAGCGCCAGACCAATGAAGACATGGCCTGGCGGCGCGCTAGGCGCTGGACGTGCCGTTTTCCTGGGGCTGGGTGAACAGCGTATG
It contains:
- a CDS encoding CBS domain-containing protein gives rise to the protein MSSPQKPDLLPAPVIVTGHANADFDCLAAIIAAGKLYPGATLIFPGSQEKNLRHFFIQSATYMFNFKNFKEIEPTSVRQLVLVDTRQRSRVPHIEAVFDNPGLVIHCYDHHPDTDEDVSAALSVVKNWGSTTGILMDAIMEKGLPLTPDEATILGLGIYEDTGSFTFASTTEHDLAAAAWLRSRGMDVGVIADLMTRELSSEQITIMSQLIETAQTHDINGIEVVIAEATSDQYIGDFALLVHKFLDMENLRVLFAIGLMNDRVHLVARSRTPDVDVGKICSALGGGGHPYAASASIKNMTLTQVREELFGLLYAQINPQIHARQLMSKPAVSIEDSATMRRAEEIMTRYGLKALPVVAKGGRRCVGVIEHDIMDKAINHGLGEVPVSEYMMRDPAVITPDTDLYAVMEVILGRRQRLAPVAEDDKLVGVVTRTDLVNTLVKEPSRIPESLLPERKKDRNVAGMLRERLPKKLLALLKQAGELGQQTGHAVYVVGGFVRDLLLKHPNFDVDLVVEGDGVAYAAELARIYGGRYKSHPKFKTAVVILPDGQRVDVATARLEYYEYPAALPTVELSSIKMDLYRRDFTVNALALHLSPERFGDLVDFFGAQRDIKDRVLRVLHSLSFVEDPTRIVRAIRFSERFGFRIGGQTDRLIKNAVRHSFFHKLSGSRVMHELRLIFEEKTPLSCLRRMQDYKLLAAIHPLLALTPSKEAVLLEVENVINWYRLLYIEPQPLVWMLYFLGLCTGLDPEQFAIIARRLNFSKRQAAEMAALRQQIRDTAQGIFNWEYHKGPPSELYFLLEPMPLEGALYLMARNPREPLQKYVSLHLTTLRHKRVEVTGNDLKALGVEAGPRYADILRRVVGAAIDGLAVCRAEQLELARRLAKGEPVAPLLARQPGGDRCQLPMESEEREEKMPAAGGDYPPRTP
- the hisD gene encoding histidinol dehydrogenase, with the protein product MPCPRFTVTGPADFGALRALLATREEAAGDAEEKVRRILADVAERGDAALVELTRDFDCKTFDASCLRVPAADIEAGKNAIPAADLAIIEEAAANIRDFHERQKEQSWWVPSPGGTMLGQIVTPVDAAGCYVPGGRGGETPLISSLLMNAIPAAVAGVPRIVAVSPPRADGTLNPYILAAAAVCGVTEIYRLGSAWAIAALAYGTETIAPVDVVVGPGNIYVTTAKRLLIGRIGIDMIAGPSEIAILADSTANPEWLAADMLSQAEHDPMAAAVCLSDDKALLDATCAELAKQVAALPRNDIAAASLSHFGALVAVPDLDVGMELINAIAPEHFELCVADPWAMVGKVRHAGAVFMGHHCPEPVGDYFAGPNHVLPTMGTARFSSALSVSTFTKKTSLIAAAPSYVAANGPKIARLARLENLEAHARSVECRLK
- a CDS encoding phosphoribosylaminoimidazolesuccinocarboxamide synthase; the protein is MHAVTETDIKAYPLRSRGKVRDIYDLSPDSLLLVTTDRISAYDVIMPDPIPLKGVILNQITLFWMDMFKDMVPNHLIASDVAEYPAPLAPYAADLAGRSVVAKKAKPLPIECIVRGFITGSGLKDYQATGSVCGHALPPGLVESQILPEPLFTPSTKADLGAHDENITLDTAKEMLGSALFAKVEVTSLAMYAKARDYARERGIIIADTKFEFGLIDGELILIDEVLTPDSSRFWPAEGYQAGKSQPSYDKQYLRDWLVSIGFNKQPPAPNLPQDVVAKTQEKYLAAYELLTGKKLA
- a CDS encoding SGNH/GDSL hydrolase family protein, whose amino-acid sequence is MKKSLQNVLLVCASLLLAFVFVEAGARFWLAHKYLLGNFKTTSTFVQSDAEQPGNTDPLGWETPNRTHFYYVYDEKSDIVWKSIYHFNNMGLVSRRNYDPVKKTGEYRIAIIGDSFTASVQMMEPWPDRLEDVLNTDKALKDKLGVTTFKVYNLGMYAAGFPDFVNLARIAQKLNPDMVIVNFIAADFPRCNNCTTEIDNPLKDKAKQLVSGEIPVPIDAEGKEVGYLRVSCEQPPVDFSNDTCRHSYNLSLPPEIAADPTKVRKVKQEVVSRFLRGQLLTSFYPYSIAMALGKSPSLTDLRHPEWFKGPETRKRELTQEEIILQAADSMKAIRDMFPGKMFFGMLNPTYDDLTWQPAEDTTKALLAAAPWLSVKLMREYLPKDKSKEEMYAWFCLPHDGHMSDKGGEVYSLATARVIEEVLGKP
- a CDS encoding phosphoribosyltransferase family protein, giving the protein MIALAQALMERCWEAGAVVVQNAPITLKSGRQSHVYVSLRHFVCESANLALCGDVFGEWLEGRELTLGSVSSLLSPVLCGAFAGRFDLPLALFRADASEKGLSGQVFGGEKGGAVVLVDDVLSSGGTAVEAARAFAEKGLGKASLFVFVDKRPQSLRVHFPLPVAAPLNLGELLRHGIKAGYLRGEALGFAEKELAFLAD
- a CDS encoding MFS transporter; this encodes MRSFRHRNFRLFFAGQFISLTGTWMQSVAVSWLVYRLTGSSLALGLTGFASHIPVFVFGLWGGCLADRGNKRRILILAQAAAMVQALTLAWLALSGTAVLWQVVGLAAFLGLVNAVEMPTRQAFVVDMVGRDDLHNAIALNSSMFNSARVLGPALAGLLVAALGEGWCFFLNGVSYLAVIAALAAMRLPPAAPLAACPPAVGAIRQGLAYAYGDEKIRAILSALVVVSLFVSVVMVLLPVVVNAVLGQGARELGFMTASMGAGSVVAAVTLALRRESRGLSRWRAVCGLGVGLCMMAFAASRSYALSAVIAAVLGFCLILFFAASNTILQLRTPDAMRGRVMALYAVTLVGMAPFGSLLAGGAASLLGAPVAIALAGSLCLAGVAASLYFEAAGQKAGQDGPGKPTH